From the Pseudorasbora parva isolate DD20220531a chromosome 2, ASM2467924v1, whole genome shotgun sequence genome, the window atgttgaaaaatttgggatgcactggctacctgtttcagccacatatatacccattgaaaatgaatgcattttagtacaatggaaATATACCATATGTGTACTGCTGAGCATTAACATGTTTCCTGAAGCAGAAATATGACGACTAGTTGCCTATTGAATTTTTGTACCATTACATATAGCCTGTAAGTAATGTAATGGTACAAAAATTCAAACTTCAGAGGCATGTTTTCAATAACCTTTAttggaatgtaaatgtaagctatcagtgttgccagattgggtagACGATTTAGAGTCCTACATTTCTGCCCGAACCCGGGCCCATTCTCACCTCATacccactgtcggccgctgactGCTTGATTGTCATTTTGACTGTGCAGGGCTAAAAGCTCACCAAAACCTGAAACAAGATATACAAAATGTGCAAAATTTTGACAagaggtcaaagccatgcatttcaacttccagttgtctgctttaattaaccattagctaatgatttataaacgtatcattatgttatgactttatttgttggggcacatgactattaactaaatcaaaattaattcaaaacccataatCTCAATTACATATTAGTTAATCAATTAGTTGATAGTCATCTGGAAGTTGAAATACATGGCTTTGACCCGTTCTggtaattaacatgttaatttaaattattagttgATATAACATgctattaaggaattaatacattatgacatatttaactaataacaatttaatgattacttaatatATTAAACCTGTAGAATCTTCATTGgctgctgatgcagtaatcattaataaatgggttagttaaccattaataatacattaactcatgattatctgtgcattaattaagcatgaattaatgcatattagtgcacccttaTTGTAATGTTACCAGCTTTTTATTGACATCGTTTTGAGAAACACTCATTGAGTGATTACACAAAACCTTATACATTTCAATAAGTTGTACTCTTTCTTTGAACATCTTATGATGTTCAAATTAATCTGTATGGTATTACGCCATGGTTGTGAATGCAGCAAAATACGATCACATgatcattcatgtttatttcatgcAATAACTAGTAAAGAGTAAGGCATAAATTAACAGAATTTTAAAGCTGAGACTTTGTGTGATATCTGATATCTTGTCTAGCAGTACATTGTCCTCTGCTCCATTGTGCATTTCACtgcatttgaaaaataaaactgtATTATTGCAGGCCTTTAAACCAGGTCATATGAGATCCAAAGAATATTCGATTTCATCTGTTGACCGTGTCCAAATGGTTGATAATGTTGACTAATCGTTTCAGCCTATAGCAGTTTAAAGATGGTTTCAAAAAGATTCTTCAGCCTAGAGGTCATTCTACTGAAGTCTTTATCctacagagaaaaagagaaaaatttAGAATTCAGTCAATGTAAATAAGACAGTATATAGGCACATTTGTAAGACTCCTGTCATTAGTAACATTTGCAAGCCCTGAGTGAAACTCACCCTGTTCGATGTGCATTGATGAAAAACGTAGTCAATATCAGAGACAAACTCAAGCACGGTTTGATAATCATTATTTTCCAGGTTTATCTTCACTCTGcccagcatcatgggaccacaAATGTTCTCACTGTTTTCTGGAATCTGAACACCAGCAGTGGAGACGTCACATACtgtacatttacattaaataatgacAGAGGCAGATGAAGCTGCTAAAGGTGAAATTTACATTGATGCAGGGGTCAGTCACGCTCTCATGTAGCAGGTGTAACAGCAAACACTGGCAGTGCTGAAAGAGaaaagacagacaaacaaacatgtAAGTATTGAAGGGTCAGTTGTCACCATTTTATtacgtttgtttttttgtttttctaaagGATAAAAGACCCTGTTGACTTCAATTGTACAGTCTAAAAGTTTTACCAGTGTGTACTGAGAGACTGGACTGCTCAAAACATCCTGTTGGGTCTTTTGACTGGAATCCTTCATATTCTTCATCACACAGAATGTGCAGCTCCACTGGCTTATGTACAGACAAAACACACAATATTACACAGAGTCAAATATGATTTATCTAAACCAgcatgttctctctctctctctctctctctctctctctctctctctctctctctctctctctctctctctctctctctctctctctctctcacccaggTGAGTCTCCATCTACAGCTGGAAGGTGACATTGTGAATGAAAAGCTCGTGGACATTCATCACAACACACGAGATCTCCCTCAGAGTCACACACGAAACACACGTCATCATTCTGCTGAGACAAAAgtttataaagaaataaaactCTACAGGGTTAAAGCACtttttaaatgtgatgttttgaCCTGACTGTAATTATGACTGAAATTGTCTTACTGGGTCTTGATCACAGTTGGCTGGATGTGGTTCCAAAACTCTTTTCTGGAAAGTATGTGAAAACACATTAGTAGCCCATACTGCAACAAAACTTGATCGGCTGGCAATATGCTTTAGTGGTGGagacaccagtaggtggcgacaaGAGCCTGAATCATTCAATTTATAGATTCTTTAAAAACATCAATGCATTCAGGAACAAGAAAATATCAGAACTTTTACTATTTCTGTCATTCTGTCGTAGATCTGGCATTTTTTGTTACGTTGCTTTTTTGACATACACCCACACtaatccctaaacctacccgatagggttaacaaaagcaaatgtgacaaaaataagatCCATGTATCCATGTCATTTTAGCTTGTTTTTGAACTTGTCTTTGAGTTCTTTTAACATGACTCGTTCCACACGGGATTCGTACCCGCGCTTTGAGTGTTGCAAGTACAAATctgtaccagctgagctatcgagaaAGCTTAATAGGTCAGAAAATCAAAACATAAGCACCTGGTTAATATAAGTGCCTCTTACTGCCTCTAGTgttcatttcactttgaaactgacACAATATGTACCTATTGGTATGTATTTTGaggtttgcaaaaacgttgtCACAGGTACGTTTTGCCAGTGAGACCAGGTTgcaatatactgtatgtataagagtatatatataagattatatattgtgtatatatagtgTAAGTATTATACGAGTAGTACAGAGATGTTTCACCCAACTGAAAGCAACATCAATGTTAGGTATGTGCTATAGTCAGTCACAGCCTCAGACGTGACGACACGGCCACGGACCATCGGCTGAACTTCTGATGCATATGATACAACTTATTTAGCCTGAcaaaccagacccacatcaagatgtttggttaggaaactcaccattgacagtgctcaatctgaggggtgggataaatggttgtctttcaaactcccacTGCACGCCgtgcatgcaattggatagcgctacaccaaccagagcaatgaaggtaaagcagagctcgttgacagattaaactttcgccgtatctggtcggcaaaatcAGAACACATCTACCCTTCtcaagaatgacttcagtgccgttctgttcttttctcagagataaggttaactccaagtcttccagagtcgcggtcaaaactgattcgaaagaccgctattcaccagtttctgtgtttactagaagcacgcaagcgcaactcggctgtcattatgttaagccccgcccaccgactctatacacgatgtgattggcccaaccagagtttggcttttacagctcagaagtgtattgagagtttctagacactcgcgggcagattagatttgctgccgctagggtgtgtctagatttctaggctaacactTATCTGGAAACAATTCGGGAGTTTTAAAGTCATCAAATGATTGGCTGAATTCTAGGATGTCTAGAATTATATGTTGAATATGTGTTGATTCTAACATTGTTTCAACATTACTTTTGATGAGCTGGATCAACGTTTCGTTTTGATGTCACAAGAAACATTGTTTCTAGGTTGATTCagtagaattcaaatgggtctaatatgttttgttgtctgcgccgactcTCGCATATGATCCACTCTGTGctatcgtgtctctggaccggagcTGAGGCGATTTGCATAACATGAAAGCAGACTATTTACACTGTCTGAAATGTTCCTTATAttcatttgtaatatttttattttaccattataaGTTTTCCAAGGGGCTTTCCATGGGCAACAATGTCTTTCCTCCATGTTCCATCTGGTTTGTTCAATCTGACAAAATCCTCAGGGCTCAGCCAGAAGTTCTCTGTTCTTATGCATCTCCCACAACGCCCTGAGATAAAGACAAAATTGAGTGCAAAAGTCTTGTACCGCTGCAGTCAAGCACTGTATTTACATTCATTGTTAATATGTTGTCTTACGAAACTCTTCAGATTTGACAGTTAGCATGGCAAGCAGGGCGAGGTCGGCAGCCGTGGGAATGGAGCAAGGCTGGTGGCGCCAGTACTATAATGAGAGCGTTGCCTGCTCGCCACACTGGTGTCGAATCCCACGGAGGAGCTTTAGGAGGATAAAAGGAGGAGTGACGACAGTGAAGGATGAGAGAGGACCATGAAGTCCTGGAATTTATATAggtgttttattatgtttatacCGGAAGTCGACTGCGAGAGGCTGCCGCTTTAGTTTCGTttggttgtttgtttatttggtgATTAAAATGTATGTGGAGTGTTCACTGTTTCTCTCCTCCTTATTCCCTAAACTTGAACTTTGTTTTAGTAAGAATTGTCATTGTCAATATTCATAATAATTATTCCCACTCACACACCTGAGGCAAAGCGAAATTTGTGTAGAATGCCAGACTCAGAACCGCAGGTGACAGGTAGAGTTGGACCTTCAAACACACTCATGTCAataccaccatcatcatcatcatcatcatcttcatcatcatcatcatcatcatcatcatcatcatcatcatcgtcgtcatcgtcatcatcatcatcatcatcgtcatcatcatcatcactatcttGATTGTCATTGATCTTCTCATCTGATCaggaaaaattatattttattaaatatcttTCTGAATAACTGTTAGATCTTATTTAAAGGAATCTTtatttctatatacaaatagaaaataatttactcactctgttgttccaaacccaaagggctttttttcttctgcagaacatAAAAGGAGAAACGTTGATGAAGATCTTGGTCACTTCTAACTTATGTCACATTTGAAAGCTTCAGTCTAGAAAggataaagggatagttcacccgaaCATTCAAATGCTGTAATAAttctgaactatcccttcaagtCCTCAATCAAATCTGAAAAACATCCAAAAGCTCCAAACCTGTGTTTTCTGAACCTTGCATTTCATAAAGTTTATAGATGAAAGAAAGCCATCCTATGAATAGAAAACAGCAAAGTTACAATATGCCATAAACATATACAGTATGTCATCATtactgttttgttttctatGTTTATGTGTCCATTTTTATAGTTGTTTAACTTGAATTTCACTAATTAGAGTCACTAATCACCATGGCCAAGATAAAATTCTAAGTATATTTGCAGTTATTTGATCTTGAATTTCTCAAACGAGTTTAAGATAATTATATTTGCACTCAGGTGGATTAGTTAGTAACTGCTTTAGTATTGAATAATTACCGAAACCTGTCTTACGCACCTGTATGAGCTTCTGGAGTGGAATGCCGCTGCAAAGGATGCTGATCCTCCACTTCTTGTTCCTTTCCATCATCCCAAACCTCTCAAACTCAGTGGGCTTGAACCACTGGCCTTCACTGAAGATGCACTTCTGTTCTAAAGACAGAAAAACTGTTTATTCAACCACTACTGGAATTAATGGTCAGCATCTGGATGTTAGATGATCCAGAATTACAATCTCGAGACATTCAACAACTTAGCTCCTCATAACATTACTGAATTCTTTAACATATATAGAAATGTTTCTGCACCTACTGTTGTTATATTTCTTTAAATGCAAGACGCCATCTTTACAACCACATGTAACAGGAAGTTGAGATTTATTTAGTCCTGCAGACGATTCAGAAACAAGTTCAATCAGATCAGTTAGACAGCagatgtgtgtgtaatgtgcacgtcctcattttttaaagaacatACTTGATTCAGTACTGCTTTgtcattttattaataaaaatgcttTAGACTCACTGGGGAAGTTTTGTCTCTTGGCTTGTTTCTTCTTGGATGTGCAAAGGGAGGACAAATCCATCTCGTCTCTTCTTACAGCTttatttctttctctttttattCCTTAATGTCCTTTATTTCTAATGCTTTTCTCACTAAGCCCGTCAGATACCGTAATGCTCCCAAAGAGTATTTAATGAAGGAGGATGTCCTATCTTAAGCATTTTTTGAACAGCAGGAAGTGGACCGGTTCCTTCATGTTGAGTCATCTGTGGTGCAGTAGCTTCCTCCCTCTCATATTCACAGAAACGAAACTGAAAACTGCTTCTTGGTCCACCTTCCCTGAAGATATACACAGCAAGCAAATTTGTGTTTAAAAGATGTCTAATAGCTGTTGTTAGGGGACAACAGTTTAGGACCCAAGACCAGCTGTGAAGAATGAATACCAAGtgtcaggagtgcaattaattaaagaaaaatatacTGAAAAATAGTTTACAGTTTCATCATTAGAaaccagcttcaagtctcacaaggataTCGTAGGCTGCGCTCTCCCCCTTCTGTACATACAATTCCTCAACATTTTTTAAGTACACTTTCTTTACTCTTTTCAAGGTCTAGCCACGTCATTGCTGCAGGTTAAATTATTCTGATTGGCTAAGAGAAAACAGATAGTCATAGTAAATTGTCAGTTAATCAGATCCATAGATCccttgttgacgctttcaccccaaaattaggCAGGTAGTGAACTTCCAGGTCTGGAGCATGTGCCAGCTTGATCAGaaaacaagtccacccatctcctAGGAAGCCCGTAATCCACCTCTAAtgctgatctgtaacacagaatactGCACACATACACAGCTACACAGTTTCTCCAAGGTTAAAGTTGGCAGAGTGTCAACTGAAAACAACATAGTTCTCCAAAACATACAGATAATGTTCTTCTCCTCAGAGAAAAGTACAGGCAGTAGTACAAGCAATATTCATCTTtattctttagtgtttcagtaaaaggaaataatataaaatgaatataatataaaataaaaataaataaaagcacatAATTCAGTCAAAAGGAATGAAACAAAATATTCAAGAGAACATTCAAACTAGaagaaataatttaaataatcttAATATGTAGGAGGATATACATTGTTTAAGGCtttgattttaattttaattaggatttatatatgtatattgaaGTATACACACAGCATTGACATCTAAATACAAGGCACAATTTGAACTGTCAGTGAAAATGTAATAGATGTCTAAccaaagaaatgaaaccaaacaccttgtaatcactgttgactGCTTACTTACatgataaaatatatacagtgcaAATCATAGGCCGTGGACAATGtggaaaaaagtatttttctcTGAAGAGTCAACCTTCACTGTCTTTCCTACATCCGTGTGCACCTAATGGTTCAATCATTGTACCCTGAAGGGTACATCAGCAAGATAATGCACCAATACGCACAGCAAGACTTGTAACAGAGTGGTTTGATGAACATGAAAAATTCTCTCATGCCTGCACACTCACCATAGCTAAATATTTTTGAGCCACTTTGGGGTATTTTGGAGAAGCAAGTGAGAATTTGTGTTCCTTCACCAGCATCCCATAGTGACCTGGCCACTGACAAGAAAGAGGAATGTCTCAAAATCTCTCTGACCACTGTGAAGGAAATCACTGTGAAGTATCTTTCATTCATTCCCAAGACGAACTGATGCGCCATTGGCTGCACAAGGAGGGCCTATATTTAATCTAATAAATTATGTGGTCTAAAACCAGGTGAATTTAGGCATGTAGACATGGTCAAGATGATCTGTTGACATTCAAACTGAGCACCAGAATGGGGAAGAAAGGGGATTTAAGTGACTAAATGTGGTATTGTTGTTGGTGCCATATGTGAGTTTTCAAAaactgcaatgtaaaaaaatattgttagtttaacttaaaaaagtaacctgttgcgtcttcacaaataaaacacacacaattacccaatatgcttacaaaatcttttaacaatatttgaataaaggttgtccattctcaaaaatgttcaatgAATTAACTCAATGAACTTAAAAATAAGGTAACTAGGtaacatatttttgaaaaaaatttgTACAGTATGCTAACTGGGATTTCTCACACAGCCATCTTTATAAGGTTCCTAAACGTAATTCCAGGAGGAGTGAGCCCATCTAATCTTTTAACTGCCGGAGCATATAAGCAGCCGTTCAACTTGCTCCGGCATCAGCTATTTTGGTATCCCTCTACCTCAACCATTTAGGCATCTTGCTACCAGACTCATCTTCTAAGCATTAGTATCCCCACTAGGGGTATATctctatttaatatattttctttgttgtATGTACTGCAAAATATAACTTATTCATCACCATATTGTTTAGTATTGCCTATTAAGTTAAATTTGACATCGATAGCTTTTAATATAAATCGCTACTACGcgttagcttttcgctagcctggtagctttccatctCTGCACCCGGGTCTCCAGTTTTCTGTGTTTATGCGAACAGTTCTAAACAGTTAGTTCATGCGTTCATgacctcaaggctagattactGAATTGCTCTACTGGGTGGATGCCCTGTTcgcttaataaataaactgcagCTGGTACAAAATGCAGCTGCTCGAttttcttactagaaccagtagatcattaaactgttacattgcctcagaagtctgtccgaaatcatccgtttcgtgaggtgcctttCATGCACAAATGCTGCCTTTTCAGTTGTTGTCTGATAAGGTAGCAAGGCAACAAGTAAGCTGCCTAAGTTTTCCGACACAGCTcttcaaaaagtgacaatttttttaacatgctataaaaaaatctgtggggtattttgagctaaaactttacatacacactctggggacattagagacttattttagatcttgtaaaaaggggcatcaTATGACTCCATTAAGTGTACCTAAAATACAGTGCAcctatatttattatatttctcTACATAGAGGACACTCTTTTTATCCCCACATGTGACGGGAAGGTCAGATTTGTTTTCAGATTTTTGTCTCAAATACTGACTGGAGTCTGAAACAAAGAACAAGTCAGGCATGAACAGAGCTTTAAATCaaacacattacagacagagcAGTGTTAACCTACATCTCTAATATTTTAAGGAACATCTCTTTGTTTGAATTTAATTGTTGGTTTGAAAATTTGGAAAGCTTTCTTGGGTTTTTTGAGCTCTGTACCTTTGGCTTGGCTCTTTTTGTTGGGTATACTGAGGGAGTATACCCTGTCTGTTTGCAACTCCCGCTTTTCTCTACTTTCCGTCATTCTCACTCAGACTACTCTCTGTATCACATTCAGATTCAGATTAAAACTTAGACGTTATGTCTATGACTGACTCTCTCTCGATTTTCTTGTGGTTCTATGAAACACACTacatttcacgagttcacacttacatcaaattaaatagagtaaagattatgcgtatttggcgtgctcaGAATTTAGAATTTGAGAgacagaaaggtaataaaaaggAAACACGACAGAAAAAAACCCTCACTacattaaaattttatttaCTCCTAATAAAATTAATATACTCACCTTGCTGTTTCCTAGATTTTCCGTTTTTTAGTTACCTGTCACAGAGACGCCAGGCTCTCACGTCATAGACTCACAGCGCACGCTCTCACCTGAGTACTGATCACCCACACCTGCAGTaaatcatcaccaccatcaccaggAGCACAAAAGACACACGCATGcagtcactgtccggtctcgttCACGAAAGGCACTAACCTCCTCTGCTTACCTTAAGGACTCCCTCGAAGATACTTACCTGTCTCCAGCgtcttctccccagtcttcagCGATCTTCTGTGTCCAG encodes:
- the LOC137094317 gene encoding nuclear body protein SP140-like protein isoform X2, producing MDLSSLCTSKKKQAKRQNFPRLNKSQLPVTCGCKDGVLHLKKYNNKQKCIFSEGQWFKPTEFERFGMMERNKKWRISILCSGIPLQKLIQDGFLSSINFMKCKVQKTQKKKSPLGLEQQNEKINDNQDSDDDDDDDDDDDDDDDDDDDDDDDDDDDDEDDDDDDDGGIDMSVFEGPTLPVTCGSESGILHKFRFASGRCGRCIRTENFWLSPEDFVRLNKPDGTWRKDIVAHGKPLGKLIMKRVLEPHPANCDQDPNDDVCFVCDSEGDLVCCDECPRAFHSQCHLPAVDGDSPGQWSCTFCVMKNMKDSSQKTQQDVLSSPVSQYTLHCQCLLLHLLHESVTDPCINIPENSENICGPMMLGRVKINLENNDYQTVLEFVSDIDYVFHQCTSNRDKDFSRMTSRLKNLFETIFKLL
- the LOC137094317 gene encoding nuclear body protein SP140-like protein isoform X1, translating into MDLSSLCTSKKKQAKRQNFPRLNKSQLPVTCGCKDGVLHLKKYNNKQKCIFSEGQWFKPTEFERFGMMERNKKWRISILCSGIPLQKLIQDGFLSSINFMKCKVQKTQKKKSPLGLEQQNEKINDNQDSDDDDDDDDDDDDDDDDDDDDDDDDDDDDEDDDDDDDGGIDMSVFEGPTLPVTCGSESGILHKFRFASGRCGRCIRTENFWLSPEDFVRLNKPDGTWRKDIVAHGKPLGKLIMKRVLEPHPANCDQDPQNDDVCFVCDSEGDLVCCDECPRAFHSQCHLPAVDGDSPGQWSCTFCVMKNMKDSSQKTQQDVLSSPVSQYTLHCQCLLLHLLHESVTDPCINIPENSENICGPMMLGRVKINLENNDYQTVLEFVSDIDYVFHQCTSNRDKDFSRMTSRLKNLFETIFKLL
- the LOC137094317 gene encoding nuclear body protein SP140-like protein isoform X3 encodes the protein MMERNKKWRISILCSGIPLQKLIQDGFLSSINFMKCKVQKTQKKKSPLGLEQQNEKINDNQDSDDDDDDDDDDDDDDDDDDDDDDDDDDDDEDDDDDDDGGIDMSVFEGPTLPVTCGSESGILHKFRFASGRCGRCIRTENFWLSPEDFVRLNKPDGTWRKDIVAHGKPLGKLIMKRVLEPHPANCDQDPQNDDVCFVCDSEGDLVCCDECPRAFHSQCHLPAVDGDSPGQWSCTFCVMKNMKDSSQKTQQDVLSSPVSQYTLHCQCLLLHLLHESVTDPCINIPENSENICGPMMLGRVKINLENNDYQTVLEFVSDIDYVFHQCTSNRDKDFSRMTSRLKNLFETIFKLL